The proteins below come from a single Candidatus Hydrogenedentota bacterium genomic window:
- a CDS encoding type II toxin-antitoxin system VapC family toxin: protein MIILDTNVISEFMKKAPDPRVVAWARRQRAKELAVSAISVAEIGRGIARLPEGKRRTGLAERFEGFMAAAFEGRALPFDTAAARVYGDLASAREKTGHHADAVDLVIASIARAHKGAIATRNTGDFTGCGLALIDPWSDG, encoded by the coding sequence GTGATTATCCTGGACACCAACGTTATTTCGGAATTCATGAAGAAAGCGCCCGACCCCAGGGTGGTGGCATGGGCCCGGCGGCAACGGGCAAAGGAACTGGCCGTCAGCGCCATATCCGTTGCCGAAATCGGCCGGGGCATTGCCCGATTGCCCGAGGGAAAACGGCGGACCGGCCTCGCAGAGCGCTTTGAGGGATTCATGGCGGCGGCATTCGAGGGGCGGGCGCTTCCCTTCGATACCGCGGCGGCGCGCGTCTACGGCGATCTTGCCTCCGCCCGCGAAAAAACCGGCCATCACGCCGATGCCGTGGATCTCGTGATCGCGTCCATCGCGAGGGCCCACAAGGGGGCCATTGCCACGCGGAACACCGGTGACTTCACGGGCTGCGGTCTGGCTTTAATCGACCCCTGGTCGGATGGGTGA
- a CDS encoding plasmid stabilization protein, with protein sequence MASITIRNLPDNTKETLRVRAAERGVSLEAYVRNLLQEELARAPDRPFALADAARSFFGPKHGVDLELPRRETRRATPEFGG encoded by the coding sequence ATGGCCAGTATCACGATCCGTAATTTGCCCGACAACACCAAAGAAACCCTGCGTGTCCGGGCGGCGGAGCGGGGCGTATCTCTGGAGGCCTATGTCCGCAATCTCCTCCAGGAGGAATTGGCCCGAGCGCCGGACAGGCCGTTCGCCCTCGCCGATGCGGCCCGCAGTTTTTTCGGCCCGAAACATGGCGTCGATTTGGAATTGCCGCGCCGCGAGACCCGCCGGGCGACCCCGGAGTTTGGTGGGTGA